In the genome of Streptomyces globosus, one region contains:
- a CDS encoding DUF2330 domain-containing protein, with protein MKSRRIPALLLALLATQAASLISPAYACGCGAMIPAGGASLGVERETSVVRWDGRTEQIVMRFTVGGDARRAAWIMPVPTRASVDLADAEVFTQLSRLTAPERRTRHYFLPRSGDWPFDSVDGAAAGAAPGAGAPAVGVVGRERLGAFDVARLTATDPAALRGWLEANGFSLPDTLTTEVKPYVDQGWEYVAVRLAPQDEGRPLRGDLDPLRIRFDSDRLVYPMRLSRMARTPQSLGLYVLADHRMEPASAIGGAEPEVTFAGRITPQQPLASLTDGREAFLTAIEQRFPHPARIDGDHELRATAADTPYRRVVYRDRILEIGGVPAWLPALGAALAATAAAAAAWLRRRNARTAPPV; from the coding sequence ATGAAAAGCCGCCGGATACCGGCCCTGCTCCTGGCCCTGCTCGCCACCCAGGCGGCCTCGCTGATCAGCCCCGCTTACGCGTGCGGCTGCGGGGCGATGATCCCGGCCGGCGGCGCCAGCCTCGGCGTCGAGCGCGAGACGTCCGTGGTCCGCTGGGACGGCCGCACCGAGCAGATCGTGATGCGGTTCACCGTCGGCGGGGACGCGCGCCGCGCCGCCTGGATCATGCCGGTGCCGACACGGGCGTCGGTCGACCTCGCGGACGCCGAGGTCTTCACGCAGCTCTCCCGGCTGACCGCGCCCGAGCGCCGCACCCGGCACTACTTCCTGCCGCGCAGCGGGGACTGGCCGTTCGACTCCGTGGACGGCGCCGCCGCCGGCGCCGCGCCGGGAGCCGGCGCGCCGGCGGTCGGCGTCGTCGGCCGCGAACGCCTCGGCGCCTTCGACGTGGCCCGGCTGACCGCCACCGACCCCGCCGCCCTGCGCGGCTGGCTGGAGGCCAACGGCTTCTCCCTGCCCGACACGCTCACCACCGAGGTGAAGCCGTACGTCGACCAGGGCTGGGAGTACGTCGCCGTACGGCTCGCCCCGCAGGACGAGGGCAGGCCCCTCCGCGGCGACCTCGACCCGCTGCGGATCCGCTTCGACAGCGACCGCCTCGTCTACCCGATGCGGCTGTCGCGGATGGCCAGGACGCCGCAGTCGCTGGGCCTGTACGTCCTCGCGGACCACCGGATGGAACCGGCGTCGGCGATCGGCGGGGCCGAACCGGAGGTCACCTTCGCCGGGCGGATCACCCCGCAGCAGCCGCTCGCCTCCCTCACGGACGGCAGGGAGGCGTTCCTGACGGCGATCGAGCAGCGGTTTCCCCATCCGGCCCGGATCGACGGCGACCACGAACTGCGCGCCACCGCCGCCGACACCCCGTACCGCCGGGTGGTGTACCGCGACCGGATCCTGGAGATCGGCGGCGTCCCGGCCTGGCTGCCGGCCCTCGGCGCCGCCCTGGCGGCCACCGCGGCAGCCGCGGCGGCCTGGCTCCGCCGCCGCAACGCCCGAACCGCGCCCCCCGTGTAG